In Zingiber officinale cultivar Zhangliang chromosome 1A, Zo_v1.1, whole genome shotgun sequence, a genomic segment contains:
- the LOC121996346 gene encoding uncharacterized protein LOC121996346, with protein MERRGGCCIDVYGRGDAAAAWRMGRIMLRFRPIAPKPVVDSSWAASAATAAASSVGRKTTRRKGSGGYRGRKTRKVETLRSSSSKDDPALSSPAARTSPSTIVTLPLMPEIPERKDDRASERRCLGSGQPLATASTPAWMDPVRADETAGFAWPATAVGSYSWVTVECVVDVWKEEEVSWRSDEAVWAALTADDCPGFVSDVWDRVTWTNEAYRRMVAGMPLEGRGAEEDVWVGLMTKGAVPAEASRPFTCRVRVHYSRRPGRGKGASCSSSLAAPCDVWRLADGGSAWRLDLKAALSLSL; from the coding sequence ATGGAGCGGAGGGGCGGTTGCTGCATCGACGTGTACGGCAGAGGAGACGCCGCGGCGGCGTGGAGGATGGGGCGGATCATGCTCAGGTTCCGCCCGATCGCCCCCAAGCCGGTCGTCGATTCGTCTTGGGCCGCCTCGGCCGCCACCGCGGCGGCGTCCTCCGTCGGAAGGAAGACGACGAGGCGGAAGGGCTCTGGCGGTTACCGAGGGAGGAAGACGAGGAAGGTGGAGACGTTGCGATCCTCGTCGTCGAAGGATGATCCAGCCTTGTCTTCGCCAGCGGCGAGGACCTCGCCGTCGACGATCGTGACGCTACCGCTGATGCCAGAGATACCGGAGAGAAAGGACGACAGGGCGTCGGAACGGCGGTGTCTTGGATCTGGACAACCGCTCGCCACCGCATCGACGCCGGCGTGGATGGACCCAGTGCGGGCGGACGAGACGGCGGGGTTCGCTTGGCCGGCGACGGCAGTGGGGTCTTACTCTTGGGTGACGGTGGAGTGCGTGGTGGACGTGTGGAAGGAGGAGGAGGTCTCGTGGCGGAGCGACGAGGCGGTGTGGGCAGCGCTGACAGCGGACGACTGCCCTGGGTTCGTGTCCGACGTGTGGGACAGAGTCACTTGGACGAACGAGGCATACCGGAGGATGGTGGCCGGCATGCCTCTGGAAGGCCGGGGGGCAGAGGAAGACGTGTGGGTCGGGCTGATGACTAAGGGTGCGGTGCCGGCGGAGGCGTCCCGGCCGTTCACTTGCAGGGTAAGGGTGCACTACTCGAGGCGGCCGGGGAGGGGGAAGGGGGCCAGCTGTTCGTCGTCGCTGGCGGCGCCGTGCGACGTCTGGAGGCTGGCCGACGGCGGGAGCGCTTGGAGGCTGGACTTGAAGGCGGCGTTAAGCCTCAGCCTCTAG